Proteins found in one Terriglobia bacterium genomic segment:
- the nuoD gene encoding NADH dehydrogenase (quinone) subunit D: MSVAEVETKREHESFFTTTYHSLINWARKSSLWPYPFGTACCAIEFMATVSSHYDIARFGSEVVRFSPKQSDVLMVLGTINDKMGPILKQIYDQMAEPRWVISMGACATCGGFYRAYHVMQGIDEIIPVDVYIPGCPPTPEAVLDAVIKLQQQVENDTRLSYERHPRQTKLKTPELDATVHGLEGPPRGLVRFLEENQEVQGPIADAFRRKFPNDVLHMREFRGDLSITVKRESSKSVLRALKSDPEFDFKMLLDVTAVDYLNERASRYDVVYHMLSLSNKHRLRLKVPVPGDDPTIDTATDIWKGADWSEREAYDMYGIRFNGHPDLRRVLTHSQFVGHPLRKDFPPGLRTPCTTTDDLPVVERAKKYAESMGLAHPQILNVGPQHPAMHGTFRLQVAVDGERIIDADTEIGYLHRCFEKMSETHVYWQVIPYTDRLNYMSAMMNGVAYAMSVEKMFGVEIPKRAQYIRVILSEFSRIADHLVCIGTNLVDMGAISNFWYGFRPREEIYDLLESCCGGRLTVSYVRIGGLADDIPADFVTRSRTLLDTIPKYLDDIEKMNRQNKIFKMRTEGITPISAEDAIDWGFTGPTLRACGVPYDVRKWFPNYDYDKFEFDIPVGEKGDVYDRYLVRVEEIRQSLRIIKQALENLPEGPVQIDDRRISLPPKKGVYSNIEDLMNHFELIQDGILPPVGEVYSYWEAANGELGFYLISDGTKRPYRLRCRGTCFYIFQAFSHMVKGGYLSDAVAALGSLNIVAGELEK; the protein is encoded by the coding sequence ATGAGTGTCGCCGAAGTCGAAACCAAGCGAGAGCACGAGAGCTTTTTCACCACCACCTATCACTCCCTCATCAACTGGGCGCGCAAGAGTTCCCTCTGGCCTTATCCCTTCGGGACGGCGTGTTGCGCAATCGAATTCATGGCGACCGTGTCGTCGCATTATGACATCGCCCGGTTTGGATCGGAAGTCGTACGGTTTTCGCCAAAGCAGTCGGATGTTTTGATGGTCCTGGGCACCATTAACGACAAAATGGGCCCGATTCTGAAACAGATCTACGATCAGATGGCGGAGCCCCGATGGGTCATTTCCATGGGCGCTTGCGCGACTTGCGGCGGCTTCTATCGCGCATACCATGTGATGCAGGGTATCGACGAGATCATTCCGGTCGACGTCTATATTCCAGGCTGCCCTCCGACACCGGAAGCCGTGCTGGATGCTGTTATCAAACTGCAACAGCAAGTCGAAAACGATACCAGGCTCTCCTACGAGCGCCACCCGCGCCAGACCAAGCTGAAAACACCCGAACTCGACGCCACGGTTCACGGCCTCGAGGGCCCGCCGCGCGGCCTGGTCCGGTTCCTCGAAGAAAACCAGGAAGTTCAGGGGCCGATCGCAGATGCCTTCCGGCGGAAGTTTCCGAACGATGTGCTCCACATGCGCGAATTCCGCGGCGATCTTTCCATAACGGTCAAACGTGAGAGTTCCAAATCGGTTTTGCGCGCGCTGAAAAGCGATCCGGAATTCGATTTCAAAATGCTCCTCGACGTCACGGCCGTCGATTATCTCAACGAGCGCGCATCGAGATATGACGTTGTCTATCACATGCTGTCGCTCTCGAATAAGCACCGGCTGCGGCTGAAGGTGCCGGTTCCGGGCGACGATCCGACAATCGATACGGCAACCGATATCTGGAAAGGCGCCGACTGGTCCGAGCGTGAAGCGTACGACATGTACGGGATCCGGTTTAACGGTCATCCCGACCTGCGGCGCGTGCTGACGCACTCCCAATTTGTCGGGCATCCGCTCCGGAAGGACTTCCCTCCCGGCCTGCGCACGCCGTGCACGACAACCGACGACCTGCCCGTCGTCGAGCGCGCGAAGAAATATGCCGAATCGATGGGATTGGCGCACCCTCAGATCCTGAACGTCGGCCCGCAGCATCCGGCGATGCACGGCACCTTCCGCCTGCAGGTTGCGGTGGACGGTGAAAGGATCATCGACGCCGACACCGAGATCGGCTATCTCCATCGCTGCTTCGAAAAGATGTCCGAAACCCACGTGTACTGGCAGGTGATTCCTTACACGGATCGCCTGAATTACATGTCGGCCATGATGAACGGCGTCGCCTACGCGATGTCGGTTGAAAAAATGTTCGGCGTCGAAATTCCGAAGCGCGCGCAATATATCCGCGTCATCCTCTCGGAGTTCAGCCGGATTGCCGATCATCTTGTCTGCATCGGCACGAATCTCGTGGATATGGGCGCGATCAGCAACTTCTGGTATGGATTCCGGCCGCGTGAAGAGATCTACGATCTGCTCGAATCCTGTTGCGGCGGACGCCTGACGGTCAGCTACGTCCGCATCGGCGGGTTGGCCGATGACATTCCTGCAGACTTCGTCACGCGTTCCCGGACGCTGCTCGACACGATTCCGAAATATCTCGATGATATCGAGAAGATGAATCGCCAGAACAAGATTTTCAAGATGCGCACCGAGGGCATCACTCCGATTTCAGCGGAAGACGCCATCGACTGGGGCTTCACCGGTCCGACGCTGCGGGCCTGCGGCGTGCCTTACGATGTCCGGAAGTGGTTCCCCAATTACGACTACGACAAGTTCGAGTTCGACATACCGGTCGGCGAGAAGGGCGATGTCTACGACCGCTACCTCGTCCGGGTGGAAGAGATCCGGCAAAGCCTCCGCATCATCAAACAGGCGCTCGAGAATCTTCCCGAAGGCCCGGTCCAGATCGACGACCGCAGGATCAGCCTGCCGCCGAAGAAAGGCGTCTACTCGAATATCGAAGATCTGATGAATCACTTCGAACTGATTCAGGACGGCATCCTGCCCCCGGTCGGCGAAGTCTATTCCTACTGGGAAGCGGCAAACGGAGAACTCGGGTTTTATCTCATCAGCGACGGCACGAAACGCCCGTACCGCCTGCGCTGCCGCGGCACCTGCTTCTACATTTTCCAGGCCTTCAGCCACATGGTTAAGGGCGGATACCTGTCCGACGCCGTCGCGGCACTCGGCTCACTGAACATCGTAGCCGGCGAGCTGGAAAAATGA
- a CDS encoding homocysteine S-methyltransferase family protein: protein MNAIERLLRERILVLDGPMGTMIQAHRPGIEGPPDLLNISQPDLIQDIHKQYLDAGADIIETNTFNSNAISMSGRGTAPPVYELNLAAAKIARIAADQAASAALDKPRFVAGAVGPTNRNPSNPVPFEALTAAYYEQTRGLMDGGVDLLMAETVVDTTNAKAALFAFDQYFREAGRRVPVMVSLTITQEGCTLAGETLEAFWKAISGATLLSVGINCGFGARHMKPYIEKVSGIANVYISCHPNAGLPNSSGGYDEKPQQSAAILRDFAAHGWLNIAGGCCGMTPQHIAAIAQSMHGLKPRVPFRNGL from the coding sequence ATGAATGCCATCGAGCGGCTCCTCCGCGAACGAATTCTCGTTCTCGACGGACCGATGGGCACGATGATCCAGGCACACCGCCCCGGCATAGAAGGCCCTCCCGATCTCCTGAATATCTCGCAACCGGATCTCATCCAAGACATCCACAAGCAATATCTCGATGCCGGCGCCGACATCATCGAGACCAACACTTTCAATTCGAATGCGATCTCGATGTCCGGCCGCGGGACGGCGCCGCCCGTTTACGAATTGAATCTCGCGGCGGCGAAGATCGCACGGATCGCCGCAGACCAGGCGGCAAGCGCCGCCCTGGATAAACCTCGTTTCGTTGCCGGCGCGGTCGGACCGACGAACCGGAATCCGTCAAACCCTGTTCCCTTCGAGGCGCTCACCGCTGCCTATTACGAGCAGACACGCGGACTGATGGATGGCGGCGTGGATCTCCTGATGGCGGAAACCGTTGTCGATACCACCAACGCTAAAGCGGCGCTCTTTGCTTTCGACCAATACTTTCGCGAAGCCGGCCGCCGCGTGCCGGTCATGGTCTCGCTGACGATCACGCAGGAGGGATGCACTCTGGCCGGTGAGACTCTCGAAGCATTCTGGAAAGCTATCTCCGGTGCAACGTTACTCTCCGTCGGCATCAATTGTGGTTTCGGCGCACGGCACATGAAGCCGTACATCGAAAAGGTCTCGGGGATCGCGAATGTTTATATCAGCTGTCACCCCAATGCGGGTTTGCCGAATTCATCCGGCGGCTACGACGAAAAACCGCAGCAGAGCGCTGCGATTCTGCGGGACTTTGCCGCCCACGGCTGGCTGAACATCGCAGGCGGCTGCTGCGGCATGACGCCGCAGCACATTGCCGCTATTGCGCAGTCGATGCACGGCCTGAAACCACGCGTTCCATTTCGAAATGGCTTGTGA
- a CDS encoding acyloxyacyl hydrolase has protein sequence MCSFPVYSEGLSDRVVFGFQAAYGVEDAIPRNISHINMFYAQPQIGIIAWNSPNSRLPMKRFEVISEGILGNSVHPGGHMYGDTLLFRFTGGHLLGTTPIVDVGSGPLNTTINNRASELGGNVQFLSQGGVGIERSRYVIEWRYFHMSNAGLTQPNHGFNGNMVSIGIRLPRHHD, from the coding sequence TTGTGTTCCTTCCCCGTTTATTCTGAAGGCCTGAGCGACCGTGTTGTTTTCGGCTTTCAGGCCGCCTATGGCGTGGAAGACGCGATTCCCCGGAACATTTCTCACATCAATATGTTTTACGCGCAGCCGCAGATCGGAATCATCGCGTGGAACTCCCCGAATTCGCGGCTGCCGATGAAGCGCTTTGAGGTCATCAGCGAAGGCATCCTGGGGAATTCTGTCCATCCAGGCGGGCACATGTACGGCGACACCTTGTTGTTTCGCTTTACCGGCGGACATTTGCTTGGAACCACGCCGATCGTCGATGTCGGATCCGGACCGTTAAACACGACGATCAACAATCGCGCCTCGGAACTGGGCGGCAACGTCCAGTTCCTCTCGCAAGGCGGCGTCGGCATTGAACGCTCGAGGTACGTGATCGAGTGGCGCTACTTCCATATGTCGAACGCCGGGCTGACGCAACCCAATCACGGTTTCAACGGCAATATGGTCAGTATCGGCATCCGGTTGCCCAGGCACCACGATTGA
- a CDS encoding DUF4159 domain-containing protein, with amino-acid sequence MAALITAAVVYAQEEDEFGFIGSYDDVHRVPHNFTQETNQFVFARLIYNGRIPGYYKNWYTDYPRADRHLIDVLKRLTNINIADGERLIPINDPDLYKYPLVYSSEVEQMVLTDDDAATMRQYLERGGFWIVDDFWGTFEWSAFERQIRKVFPNREIKDIPREHPIFHVFYDIDHLIQTPSMAYAFNGGVTWETDGFQAECKGIWDDNGRLMMVINHNTDLGDAYEWSDDPRYPDRFSGYAFRMAVNFFMYALTH; translated from the coding sequence ATGGCAGCGCTCATTACCGCTGCCGTTGTGTACGCGCAGGAAGAAGACGAGTTCGGATTCATCGGCAGCTACGATGATGTTCACCGCGTTCCCCACAACTTCACACAAGAGACGAACCAATTCGTATTCGCCCGTTTGATCTACAACGGGCGAATACCCGGATATTACAAGAACTGGTATACGGACTATCCTCGCGCCGACCGGCATCTGATTGACGTACTGAAGCGATTGACGAACATCAATATCGCGGATGGCGAACGTCTCATTCCGATCAACGATCCCGACCTTTATAAATACCCGCTGGTCTATTCCAGCGAAGTCGAACAGATGGTTCTCACCGACGATGACGCGGCCACCATGCGGCAATATCTGGAGCGCGGCGGCTTCTGGATCGTCGATGATTTCTGGGGAACCTTCGAGTGGTCGGCTTTCGAGCGGCAGATCCGCAAGGTCTTTCCCAACCGCGAAATCAAAGACATTCCCCGCGAGCATCCGATCTTTCACGTCTTCTATGACATCGACCATCTGATTCAAACGCCGAGCATGGCCTATGCGTTTAACGGCGGAGTCACCTGGGAGACGGATGGATTTCAGGCCGAATGCAAAGGAATCTGGGATGACAACGGCCGGCTGATGATGGTCATCAACCACAATACCGATCTCGGAGATGCCTACGAGTGGTCCGACGACCCCAGATATCCCGACCGCTTCTCGGGATACGCCTTCCGTATGGCCGTCAACTTCTTTATGTACGCGCTCACGCACTGA
- the tatA gene encoding twin-arginine translocase TatA/TatE family subunit, which yields MFEGLLQPMHLLVILIIAMFTFGPKKLPELGKGLGEGIRGFKKAMSETPEPEKHD from the coding sequence ATGTTCGAAGGTTTGCTTCAACCGATGCACTTGCTCGTGATTCTGATTATCGCCATGTTTACCTTTGGCCCGAAGAAGCTCCCGGAACTCGGCAAAGGTCTTGGCGAAGGAATCCGCGGCTTCAAGAAGGCAATGAGCGAAACGCCGGAGCCCGAAAAGCACGACTAG
- a CDS encoding CusA/CzcA family heavy metal efflux RND transporter produces MVGKLIDFILREKLLIVAAALFLVVGGLYAFKALNIEAYPDPSPPTIEVIAQNSGWSAEEMERQITVPVETQLNGMPGLDHIRSISLFGLTDIKCYFQYETDYNYDRQEVLNRLQMVDLPAGVQPELSPTSAVGEIYRYQLVGNGASLMDLKVAQDWILERQFKQVPGVIDVVSFGGDTKEYHIDLDPNKLIAFNVSVSQVMSAIAASNSNVGANYLEIGAQSYNVRGIGLFKDTTDMANVAVAAKNGTPVYLKQLGEISIGAKVPVGKVGKDEQSDIVQGVVLMRRGEKSLPTLERVRQKVEVLNNGILPPGMKIVPYYDRTNLIDLTTHTVTHTLIEGMLLVALILLAFLGDLRASLVVALSIPLSLLFTFILMVLRGESANLISMGAIDFGIIVDASVVMVENIYRHLSEPNPYRHNIRRTTVLAAQEVSKPIFFSSAIIVAAFIPLFTMTGVEGKVFGPMALTYGFALTGALLLALTFSPVMASLVLKPQAEEHETFVVRGIRRVYSKCLGSALTRPWVTVIIAVLVLAVTLSTLPFIGGEFMPKLEEGNLWVRANMPNTVSFSYARQLADQMRLTFKKYPEVTDVVSQLGRPDDGTDPTSYFNCEFFVNLKPRDQWRPGIDKPELVRQIEAELRQIPGVDYNFSQTIQDNVEEAMSGVKGENSIKLFGNNLEDLESTADRIAKVMGTVQGVEDLSVIGELGQPNLLIQVDRERAARYGILPNDVNGVVQAAIGGQAVTQVLDGERRFDVVVRFLPEYRESVDAISNIPVSTPDGGRIPLKQVADVVKQTGASFIYREDNARYIPVKFSVRGRDLQSTIAEAEKKLKDQVQLPAGYHYEWAGEFQELQAAVARLEVVVPISLLIIFFLLYSAFRSMSDALLLIGTVPLALIGGMLSLLVTHTNFSIAAAVGFISLFGVSVLGGVILVSRIQQLREDGVPLRDAVSRGSELQLRPVLMAALSAAIGLLPASVATGIGSETQKPLARVVVGGMLTSSVLILLVLPAMYLLVHRWAERRAPAVAPGTDEAEEPQES; encoded by the coding sequence GTGGTAGGCAAGCTCATTGATTTCATTCTGCGCGAAAAGCTGCTGATCGTCGCGGCGGCTCTGTTTCTGGTTGTCGGAGGCCTTTATGCATTCAAGGCCCTCAACATCGAGGCGTACCCGGATCCTTCGCCTCCGACCATCGAAGTCATCGCGCAGAACTCGGGCTGGTCGGCCGAAGAGATGGAACGTCAGATCACCGTACCCGTGGAGACGCAGCTGAACGGCATGCCGGGACTCGATCACATCCGCTCGATTTCTCTTTTCGGGCTCACCGATATCAAGTGCTATTTCCAGTACGAAACGGATTACAACTACGACCGGCAGGAAGTCCTCAATCGCCTGCAGATGGTCGATCTTCCCGCGGGCGTTCAGCCGGAATTGTCGCCGACATCGGCGGTCGGTGAAATTTACCGTTACCAGCTGGTCGGAAACGGCGCCAGCCTGATGGACCTGAAAGTTGCGCAGGACTGGATCCTCGAGCGCCAGTTCAAACAGGTGCCGGGCGTCATCGATGTCGTCAGCTTCGGCGGAGACACGAAGGAATACCATATCGATCTGGACCCGAACAAACTGATCGCCTTCAACGTATCGGTTTCCCAGGTGATGAGCGCGATCGCCGCGAGCAACTCGAACGTTGGCGCCAACTATCTCGAAATCGGAGCGCAAAGCTATAACGTTCGCGGCATCGGTCTGTTCAAAGACACCACCGACATGGCCAACGTCGCGGTTGCGGCGAAGAATGGAACGCCGGTCTATTTGAAACAGCTTGGCGAAATCAGCATCGGGGCCAAGGTGCCGGTCGGCAAAGTCGGCAAGGACGAACAGAGCGACATCGTTCAAGGCGTGGTTTTGATGCGGCGAGGCGAGAAATCGCTGCCGACGCTGGAACGCGTTCGGCAGAAGGTGGAGGTGCTGAACAACGGAATTCTGCCGCCGGGCATGAAGATTGTTCCGTATTACGACCGCACCAACCTGATCGACCTCACGACGCACACCGTGACTCACACATTGATCGAGGGAATGCTGCTCGTTGCGCTGATTCTTCTGGCCTTTCTCGGTGACCTTCGTGCTTCGCTGGTCGTCGCGCTATCCATTCCGTTGTCACTTCTATTCACGTTCATTCTGATGGTGCTTCGAGGCGAATCCGCGAATCTGATTTCGATGGGCGCGATCGACTTCGGCATCATCGTCGATGCGTCGGTCGTCATGGTGGAGAACATCTACCGCCATTTATCGGAGCCCAATCCCTATCGTCATAACATCCGCCGCACCACCGTGCTCGCCGCGCAGGAAGTCAGCAAACCCATCTTCTTTTCGTCTGCCATCATTGTCGCGGCGTTCATTCCACTCTTCACCATGACGGGAGTCGAAGGCAAAGTCTTCGGCCCGATGGCCCTCACCTACGGCTTCGCGCTGACGGGAGCGCTGCTTCTGGCTCTGACGTTCTCGCCGGTCATGGCTTCGCTGGTGTTGAAACCTCAGGCCGAGGAACACGAAACTTTCGTTGTCCGGGGAATCCGGCGCGTGTATTCGAAGTGCCTCGGCAGTGCGCTGACCAGACCGTGGGTGACCGTAATTATCGCGGTTCTCGTGCTGGCCGTCACGCTGTCCACGCTGCCGTTCATCGGCGGCGAATTCATGCCGAAGCTCGAGGAAGGAAACCTCTGGGTTCGCGCGAACATGCCGAACACGGTCTCGTTTTCATATGCGCGGCAGCTCGCCGACCAGATGCGGCTCACCTTCAAAAAATATCCCGAAGTAACGGACGTCGTCAGCCAGCTCGGCAGACCGGATGATGGCACCGATCCGACCAGCTATTTCAATTGCGAATTCTTTGTCAACCTGAAGCCCCGTGACCAATGGCGGCCGGGCATCGACAAACCAGAACTTGTCAGGCAGATCGAAGCCGAGCTGCGTCAGATTCCGGGGGTGGACTACAACTTCTCGCAAACCATTCAGGACAATGTCGAAGAGGCGATGTCCGGAGTGAAAGGCGAGAACTCAATCAAATTATTCGGAAATAACCTGGAAGACCTGGAGTCGACCGCCGACCGGATCGCCAAAGTGATGGGCACCGTGCAGGGAGTCGAAGATCTCAGCGTGATCGGCGAGCTCGGCCAGCCAAATCTGCTCATTCAAGTCGACCGGGAACGCGCAGCGCGTTACGGTATCCTGCCGAACGACGTCAACGGCGTTGTGCAGGCGGCGATCGGCGGACAGGCGGTGACACAGGTGCTCGATGGAGAGCGTCGTTTCGATGTCGTCGTTCGTTTTCTGCCCGAATATCGCGAGAGCGTCGATGCGATTTCGAATATTCCGGTTAGTACGCCGGACGGCGGACGCATACCGCTGAAGCAGGTCGCCGATGTGGTCAAGCAAACCGGCGCATCCTTTATTTATAGAGAAGACAACGCTCGATACATTCCCGTCAAATTCAGTGTCCGTGGCCGCGACCTGCAGAGTACGATCGCGGAAGCCGAGAAAAAGTTGAAAGACCAGGTCCAGCTTCCGGCGGGATACCACTACGAATGGGCCGGCGAATTTCAGGAGCTTCAAGCCGCTGTTGCCCGCCTTGAGGTGGTCGTGCCGATCAGCCTCCTCATTATCTTCTTCCTGCTGTATAGCGCGTTCCGGAGCATGAGCGATGCGCTGCTTCTGATCGGAACAGTACCTCTGGCGTTGATTGGAGGCATGCTTTCCCTCCTTGTAACGCACACTAATTTCAGCATCGCTGCGGCCGTCGGCTTCATCTCGCTGTTCGGCGTCTCGGTGCTGGGAGGAGTGATTCTGGTCTCACGGATTCAGCAATTGCGGGAGGATGGCGTACCGCTTCGCGATGCGGTCTCGCGCGGGTCCGAGCTGCAATTGCGGCCGGTCTTGATGGCGGCGCTGTCCGCCGCGATCGGTCTGCTTCCCGCATCAGTCGCAACGGGCATCGGGTCGGAAACGCAAAAACCCCTGGCCCGGGTTGTCGTCGGCGGAATGCTGACCTCCTCCGTCTTGATATTGCTGGTATTACCCGCAATGTACCTGCTTGTTCACCGCTGGGCAGAACGCCGCGCCCCTGCAGTCGCACCCGGCACGGACGAAGCCGAAGAGCCCCAGGAGTCATAG
- a CDS encoding efflux RND transporter periplasmic adaptor subunit: protein MKVPTSSQSRSKIWPILGIVIAVAIAFIAWRWMAPSPTAADKPAEKAVAEKPSGDAIAVDDQQLKQISTDMVKEHMVTVDRKATGKVGFNEDRLTPVFTPFSGRVVELLANKGDNVRAGQPLAVVESPDFVGAQNDVSAARSDLVKAKIGLDAAQVAEQRAKRLHDQEAIATKDLQQSESDLARAQDDVRRSQAAVAAAENRLRLFGKEPDETTAVDPKVTLRAPITGTIVDRKVGPGQYVKPDAPDPLFLITDLNELWVLVDVYESDVAAIHLNMPVQVMVSAYPDKVFPARISFISPTVDPATRTLRVRCLVPNPNGLLKPDMFATIKIGSAAQQPMATLPSSAVVVDGNDSVVFVADTPGHFHRRSVHVGQEVAGGFIVDSGVHPGDVVATRGALLLNELSKVKE from the coding sequence ATGAAAGTGCCCACCTCATCCCAATCACGCTCAAAGATCTGGCCGATCTTAGGAATCGTCATAGCCGTCGCCATTGCATTCATCGCGTGGCGATGGATGGCGCCCTCGCCAACGGCCGCGGACAAGCCGGCGGAAAAAGCCGTGGCGGAGAAACCCTCGGGCGATGCCATCGCGGTCGATGACCAGCAGCTCAAGCAGATCTCGACCGACATGGTGAAAGAACACATGGTGACCGTAGACCGGAAGGCGACCGGCAAAGTCGGTTTCAACGAAGACCGTTTGACGCCCGTCTTCACGCCGTTCTCGGGGCGCGTTGTCGAATTGCTTGCAAACAAGGGAGACAACGTCCGGGCGGGACAACCCCTCGCCGTCGTTGAATCTCCCGATTTCGTTGGTGCTCAGAATGACGTGTCTGCGGCGCGTTCCGATCTCGTCAAAGCGAAGATCGGACTGGACGCCGCTCAGGTCGCCGAGCAACGCGCCAAGCGGCTGCACGATCAGGAGGCAATTGCCACAAAGGACCTGCAACAGTCGGAAAGCGACCTGGCACGAGCCCAGGATGATGTCCGCCGCTCGCAAGCCGCAGTAGCCGCAGCCGAGAACCGTCTGCGGCTGTTCGGGAAAGAGCCGGATGAAACCACCGCCGTCGATCCGAAAGTCACGCTCCGCGCGCCGATTACCGGAACGATCGTCGACAGGAAAGTGGGACCGGGACAATATGTCAAGCCCGATGCGCCGGATCCTCTTTTTCTGATTACCGATCTGAACGAATTATGGGTTCTGGTCGACGTCTATGAAAGCGACGTCGCCGCCATTCATTTGAATATGCCTGTCCAGGTCATGGTCTCCGCCTATCCCGATAAAGTCTTCCCCGCCCGGATCTCTTTCATCAGTCCGACAGTCGACCCCGCGACACGCACACTGCGCGTCCGGTGCCTGGTTCCAAATCCGAATGGCCTGCTGAAACCGGACATGTTCGCAACCATCAAGATCGGCTCCGCCGCACAGCAGCCGATGGCCACACTGCCCTCAAGCGCCGTCGTCGTCGACGGAAATGATTCGGTGGTGTTCGTCGCGGATACGCCGGGCCATTTTCACCGCCGGAGCGTCCATGTCGGCCAGGAAGTGGCGGGTGGTTTCATTGTCGACTCCGGCGTACATCCAGGCGACGTTGTCGCGACTCGCGGAGCGCTGCTCCTGAACGAATTAAGCAAAGTGAAGGAATAA
- a CDS encoding TolC family protein: MFSRKTNVFISFTLTLILFGIPNLQAQDTQQTIPSRLTLADAENLLMQRNLTIVAQRYQVDAARAARLMASYKPNPVLTVGAEQFPIYSPLGDVPRFFSTDSNAGAQPTYTLRFDKITERGGKRELRTEQADFQLKTSEAQMLDAIRNQLFQLRQAFNNAILARQNLILAQGTEQQYEQTEKLTQVRLDNGDLPPVELYRVRAGKLQYQTAVLQAQSSYDQATRDILNLLGARTEQVAPVPIAQNAALGGDPQTTFPDALRSAPLQVVGSFDTRPIAQPIAELRQLALAQRPDVIAARNTFQGAGRGLLLAQAQRRRDLDVSYEYQRVGDDHSLGIVFQFPLFMYNNNQAAITQADAQQHAAEAQLKAAEFQAVTDVEKAYRSYESARRILDLYNSENLSQVEKLKSISTLSFNEGAASLLELLDAQRTYNQSMVSYNQALSDYQLSLWQLEQATGQQLRLAATTAQR; this comes from the coding sequence CCCGGCTGACTCTTGCCGATGCGGAAAACCTGCTGATGCAGAGAAATCTGACGATCGTGGCACAGCGGTATCAGGTGGACGCCGCGCGCGCGGCACGCCTGATGGCCAGCTACAAACCGAATCCGGTCCTTACGGTCGGCGCCGAGCAGTTTCCGATCTATTCTCCGCTGGGCGATGTCCCGCGGTTTTTCTCAACGGACTCCAATGCCGGGGCCCAGCCCACCTATACCCTCCGCTTCGACAAAATCACTGAACGCGGCGGCAAGCGGGAGTTGCGGACCGAGCAGGCGGACTTTCAGCTGAAGACCTCCGAAGCCCAGATGCTCGACGCGATCCGGAATCAGCTGTTTCAACTGCGGCAGGCATTCAACAATGCCATTCTCGCCCGCCAGAATCTGATTCTCGCGCAAGGCACGGAGCAACAGTACGAGCAGACCGAGAAGCTCACGCAGGTCCGATTGGATAACGGAGATCTTCCGCCCGTGGAGCTTTATCGTGTACGCGCCGGGAAACTGCAGTATCAGACGGCAGTGCTTCAGGCCCAGTCCTCTTACGATCAGGCAACCCGGGACATCCTCAACCTGCTGGGCGCGCGGACCGAGCAGGTTGCGCCTGTACCGATTGCTCAGAACGCCGCCCTCGGCGGAGATCCGCAAACGACCTTTCCGGATGCGCTGCGGAGCGCGCCTTTGCAGGTCGTCGGTTCGTTTGATACCCGTCCCATCGCGCAGCCGATTGCGGAATTACGCCAGCTCGCTCTGGCCCAGCGGCCGGATGTGATTGCCGCCCGAAACACGTTTCAGGGCGCGGGACGCGGACTGCTCCTCGCCCAGGCGCAGCGGAGGCGCGATCTCGATGTCAGTTATGAATATCAGCGCGTCGGCGACGATCATTCACTGGGAATCGTCTTCCAGTTTCCTCTGTTCATGTACAACAACAATCAGGCGGCGATCACTCAGGCGGACGCCCAGCAACACGCGGCGGAAGCGCAACTCAAAGCGGCGGAATTCCAGGCAGTGACGGACGTCGAGAAGGCCTACCGCTCGTATGAATCCGCGCGGCGGATTCTCGACCTTTATAACTCCGAAAATCTGTCGCAGGTCGAAAAGCTCAAGAGCATTTCGACCCTCAGCTTCAACGAGGGGGCGGCGAGCCTGCTGGAGTTGCTGGATGCGCAACGAACCTATAACCAGTCGATGGTTTCATACAACCAGGCGTTGTCCGACTATCAGCTCAGCCTGTGGCAACTGGAACAAGCCACCGGCCAGCAATTACGGTTAGCGGCGACTACGGCTCAACGTTGA